TTAATATGGAGGTGTTTTGGAACTTTCAAATGCTTTTGTTATGTTCAGGATGAAAGCAGAATGGGTAAAAGTTTGCTTCTAAAAATACTGTATTGGCTGGTTATACAATTTTAGTAGTTAGGGCTGGCTGTATTAAACCTTTATCTTTTATCCTGTCATGCTGATTTTATTATTGTTCCACATCAGGGAAAATCAATATGTTTCATCAGgaatttattcatgtatttttatgtcAAGAAATTATAGGCTGGAGAATCATGCAATGCTCAACACTTTGCACTTTGAGTGTTTTTGAGCTCTGCcctgttttattctattctagTGTAAGGTGGTGTGGTGCTCCATGGTTAAGACTTGCATGGAAGGCAGCTACAAAGAAGGTCAGAGCCAGGAAGTACAAGTTGGTGTCCACAAAGATTCCTTTAATCTCATCAGCATCCTTTTCTGTGAACCCTGCAACACATACAGAgcgacagacagagagacaaatgtACATGGCATTAGAATGAAAGGCTTCTCGGctgcgtgtgtgttttttatttgtgagagagagacagagtgagatgATTAACATACCGaactgctgcagagagagaacagcTTCTTGCATGTGGATCCAAAATCGCAGCCTCCCCAGAGAGATGGAGTCGTAGGAGATGGTCAGAGGAAGCTCCATGGAGGTGCTGTTGAtctcctgcaaacacacacaaccacactcTTTTAGAGTTCTGCTTTTAGATGCGTAATGGCCTGCAAATCTCTACAAACTATTATCTTCCATacttagaattttttttaattatattcctGTGATACTCATTTTTACTTGCTGTTTTccaactgtgtgtgtctgtgtatatatattttttttttcttacttgcaATTATacttacatatatacatacatttactaCAATGCAGTTTACATTTAGTTACTTCATTTGCAACACTCTCCgcacatatttatatttctttttgtgattatacTGTATTTTAGCCCTTTATTGTAATTTGCACTATTTTAGgtctttgttttacttttattttaacttagTTTTTATACATAATTAATGTGCATTATTGAAGCGTGTCTGAGGCTTAATTCAGTGCCAACGATTGCTTCTTTGTAATTGCTGTGTGCATGATAAGAATAATGAACTTGAACTTGTTATTTATAGGTGAGAAATTAAGCTTTGGTTTTATATTATTCTAAGGCTGGAAGCAAATCATGGATGGGGTCACTTCAAACAAATCAACAAGGATCTTGTCATTACCAATCTTGAGTCATCAGGTTATAGTATAAGTGTTAGCATTTTCCTCTAAGCAAGTTTAAAAAATTGCTTTTGAAAATCTGCCACTGATAAATCTCAATTACATtgtattatttcatatatatttaaatgtaaactcACCACAAGGTCCTTCACCCGGTTACTGAGTTGATCAACAAACAGCAGCGGTAGATAAACCacctttttaccatttttgaatctgaaacacagaaaaacaaaacatcctcTGATGCCTCTGGATCCTTATTAAAGTCtgtctaatctgttaatagtaATTCTCTATTCACTGTCTTACACTCTGAGGTAGGTGTGGACATCACTTGGAAGGTATTCTCTGTCGAACATGAAGTGGTCGCTGACAATGTTGAGTGTCAGGCGAGTGCGCCAGTGGGAAACTGGGTGATCTGACGTGGAAGTGGGaccagctgctcctcctgccGCGGGGTTACCATCACGTTTCTTCTGCTGGGCTTCTTCTTTCTGACCCTGTGTGATCACATGGCCAAAGTAATGTGtctcaaaacaaaagaaagtgaAAAGACAACCCAATGCATCAGGCACACAGCACTCTATGTGATGCAGGACGTAATGCATTGAAATACCAGGAAGTGTTTAGGGAAACCATTGAGATGTACCTGCGTTTGATCCTCTCCAGATATCAAGGAGATTTCCGGCGGTTTAGGGACCATGTATGTGGTGAGCTGAGCCACCCAATGGACCTGATGCGGATCCTGCCACGGAGTGACACCAGCTTCATGGACAAATATTAGTGCATATAGAGTTCCATTGTTGCGGGTCTTCTTAGGGAGAGAGACATTTACTATCCTGtaggaaaaagagaggaaagcaAGGATTTATATTAAATCTTTACATCAAAATAAGGCTTATGCATGACTATGCATCTGACTTCAGATCTGAGGATGGAGACAAGTCATTTATCTGGCTTATAGCCATATAGTCATATCTAAGAAGTGACAAAAAATATGAGTTGCACCAACCTCTCAAACTTGTTGTTGACATCAAAATTTTCCTCTTTGTGGATTAAAGTATGCCCTCCCTCTGCATTTTGCCGAAGTGCAGTGTAGATACTCAactagatacacacacacaaagaaataacagaTTACATTTATGCAACACACAACTGGCAGCACAGTGTGATGAAAACTGAGCAGTGGGACCATCCATCCCTCTACATGGCTGACCTCTAGTTTCGGGTTCTCTGCCAGGAAGGGCGTGATACAGTTGTCACCTTTGGGGCTGTCGCAGGGTTTAGTGTACACTATCCCGTACATCACCCAGCAGGTATGAAGCACGTACACCACAAACACCCCCACGATCAGGGTGGTGAAAGATGTTTTCAGGAACATGATGCTTGTGTCGTCGTCTCGTAGCGTCGTCTCCCTCGGTTAGCTGAGGAGCAGGGCCATAAGTCTGAAATGAGGAGTCATAGAAAGAGGGTTAGCGTGTAGTGGGATGCTTATCCAAAGCCAAAAACACATCTCACGCCTTTGGCTGGTACAAAACGCAGCTGCTCGGCTTTTACCAAACACTAGAGACAAGATCATATCAGCTCTGTTTTAGCCTCTCTTCACTGGTTACCAGTAAGAAAAAGATtttactgatttattttaaagcCCTTTATGGTTCAGTTCACAGTGACATTGTTCAATTGCTGCTCCTAAATGAAAAGTGCAGCCTCAGATCCTCAGGCAGGGCTCTGCTGGCTGTTCCTAAGTCCAGGCTCAGAGCTAAAGGTGACCGAACTCTAACAGTGAGGACCCCTCATGTCTGGTACTCCCTGCCTGAGGATGTGAAACTTACAGAACTTGCATCTTTACAATCACTTCTCAAACAGCTTTttattaaaatgagcaaaaaacttTCCAACATGTcctatctttttaaaaatgtattattgctttatattttgtaatattttggggtatttattttctttttaattggtATTGTCTGATTTTACAtaattgaaatgtttttatttttaaccatttaaggcactttgtaacttttgaaaggtgttttgaaaggtgctgtttattgttactttattattctttttatccAAAATCCTTGCTGACTGAATGATATGTTCTGTGTTCATCAGCTGGCTCTTAAAAAACTCGTCATGAGAAATACACAACGCTACATGGCCAAAAGTATGCGGACAAGTAAAAATGGCCTTCCCCAAAATAGAATAATGTATCATGTTTCTTGTAAACAATTTGACAGCATGCttttatgcagaaaaacacttttttactgCAAGAAAATTGGCTAGAACTTGCTCATCCTGTTATTGCTGTATTACAGACAGCCTCACATCTAGACATAACAAGAGATGGCGGGTGATAGGAGGAAATGGACTGACATtgaggaaaaatatattttcactctgatTGTTGCAGCTGTTTGTAATCATTGTTTTACTCAATAAAATACAGGCTGTATTTCAACTGCTATTTCCCCTGTTGTAGGAAAAAGAACAAGGGAAAAAGTAATGCACAAGAAAAATCGTACAATGCACGCTCCCTTACAATAACAATGACTGTACAAAAAGCCAAGCAACCCCGCAGAGCCTTTGTGAGTGACGGAGATCAGGTTTCCAGGTTTCTAAAATGCATTGTTTCCTTGGCAAGGAAAATTAGTAATTTAACAGAGGCATGTATTTTCAATTGGTTCAATTGGTTCAATTGGTTCAATAGGAACCACATTTCAGTATCATGCCAAGTAGTCTCTTCTATCATTTCTGAGGTCGTTTTAGCAATATATTTCCTGCAGTTTTGGCATGCCAGATCATATGTAAAAAGATCTGCATTTGTAATATTACACCTCTGGCAAACATTGGAGATGTTATTGTTAAATCAGTGCACCCTAACGAGTGTACAGTATATTCTGTGTAGTCTGTTAGCGGAGATTTAAACCTTTGAGCTTGCTATGaaagttttattattaaaatttgaGCATGCACTGGCAGAGTTATCAGACGTATCTgccacatatttatttatttccttgtgTTTACAGTCAATAGCCATCACTGTTTACTGGTGGTAGAAATTGACAATAATTTTACTGATTGTCGGCTGGCTAAAGGGCGATCTGAAACCCTTTAATTTAAACTCAAAAGGGCTGCTTGCTTCTCTGTGGCTTTGCTAGTCAAGATGCAATTATTTATtctcagatttttatttaaatcttaACAAAGTGTCACTCCTGCCAGATTTCTTTTAAGGTTATCATGTGTTGTGGGAGAGTAAAATCTATACGTTAAACCTACCGGTGTTTAATCTGGTAGCAGGCTGTCAGTGACAGGACACTCTCAGCACCAGTCACTTCATCGATCCCGCCCGGTAGTTAAGCGCGACGACATCGTTTCTTCAAAACCGTCCACCGTTTTTAGCTGAAGGCATCTGCTGTCTACTCGGCTGACCTCTTCattcagcagaaaaaaacagctctGCCTCAAAAATTGAAGCTGAAAGCGTGAGGTGGATCTAAACTTCCGCCATTCGCTTCCTGGTTTGTATTTTGACGGGATTTGGGAAGTGGTATCGCGAGACTTCACGGCACTGAGACACTTTAAGGATGACGACCATCAACGGTATTCGAACAGAACAGTTATTTAACCTAATATATAGGCGACctattataaattattaacattattgaaTTATTACTTATTGATATTAAGGCAATTACCTCTTTTAAGCCATGCTAGGGAGACACTACAGCTGTAAATAGGTTAAAATGTtaactaatagatatcaccaggtataaaatgttatataaatcAGGCcgtgattaaaaaacaaaaaccttcaGAAAAATAGGAATGAAACTGAAAAATGTGGTGTATGTAAGTGCTAAAAAAAGTGGATATTTATTCAAATCTCAATTTTGACAAGTGCATGAAAAACAGTGTTCTTGCTTGTAGTGTTTCGCCGATAGGGTtgctttttacattacattacatgtcatttagcagacgcttttgtccaaagcgacttacaataagtgcattcaacctgaagatactagacatagaccacaggaatcatgCTTTTTTGGGTGACACCAATATATTATATCCATTAGGCCAAgtgttttcaaataaatgagcATCAGAGTTTCATTTTCATACATGCAGCATATGTGCGCTCATCCATCACCTTAAAAACTGGCTGCCGTGACCCGGATTCGAACCGGGGTTGCTGCGGCCACAACGCAGAGTACTAACCACTATACGATCACGGCTGGCCAGCAGATCTGGCCTCGACATGTGAACTATCTCAACCAGGCTTTCAGTAGCCCGGGGTTACGATCTAACAGTTGATACTGATTTCACCATGATAACCTTAGGTCATATATCACAAATAAATGTGCGCAAGTTATTGTTTATCACACTTTTTCCCCCTTGATATAGTAACCTCATATGGACGTATTCACCCGTATTTTCCCACGTCTACAACAGTCAAAGTGACATTTAATCAGTGACTTTTAACCAGACACTGTTTCTTCCTAAAAGACATTAGGCCTACACCTGTGCTGAGAGTTCACGGCAGATtgtagtttgtgtgttttacgaAAGTATCATTCACCTCGTCATTTTCAGTTATTGAAGACCAGTGATGCCGGTAACGCGTTAATTAGTATCGCGTTACTCTAATATGACCACTTTTTTCAGTAACGAGTAATCTAACGCGTTACTATTTCCAAACCAGTAATCAGATTAAAGTTACTTATCCAAGTCACTGTGTGCgttactattttttgtcattttccttagTAAAACGAtatatttgctttcttcttgCGACTCGGGGAGCGACGTCGATCGGCGGTTTTGCAATCTATTTTGCGGGTAAAAATGGGTTTGGGTGGGTGGATAAAATTGGGCTGTTTTCGGATCAGTTCTGCGGGTTTTTGAAGCCGAAACACGGGCACTTCAGATCCTTTTTCTGCGATCCTCTGTTCAGCAGGCAGCagtctcactcactcattcactcacacacacacacacacacactacagctctGGCTGACGTCCCCCTAAACTCACAACAGACACTCCCACTACCTTCAGGCTACGTTAAGTCAATCAGTAAGGATGACTATATGGCGCTTTATATCCAACACAATCATGATCTAGTCTGtccttagcctacaaaataaagtttgagaaatgtctgcatggagcacagctgcttacaggtgtgcagctgacaggtgtgcagcttacAGTGACAGTTTCCTCATCGCTACCTGAGCCACCATCCGATCCTCCTCCTTCAGTTTTTGCCCGTACGCGCCCGGtatctcatctctttctctcttgcgaTTCACACAGCACAGCTGGACAAAGTGGTCTATAACTGCCGTTTATATGCAGCAGTCAATATGATCGCTATTGGCAGTCCGGGGTATAAATGCTcagagtttgtttcattttaatatattattatatataagttgTAAGCTTCAGAAACCATCAAACACATATATTTAGGAAAAGTCGCCGACTGAGAGACATGTAGTTTTAATGTAAACGAagttatttataaaagaaaaaccaGAACGGTCTGTGAGACTGTCTTGGCCGTTCTAGTTCACTGTGTACATGAGAAACAAGGCAAaactagtatttatttttaagtgaagtcaagaaagactgtctttattttattttttatttaaaaaagagtatttatttttaagtgaagtcaagaaagactgtctttattttattttttatttaaaaaaaaagagtatttatttttaagtaaagtcaagaaagactgtctttattttattttttatcaaaaaaaaaagagagtatttatttttaagtaaagtcaagaaagactgtctttattttatttcttatttaaaaaagagtatttgtttttaagtgaagtcaagacagactgtctttattttattttttataaaaacatgtatttttttcaggaaattgtttttaagtttgtatgttactgttaaaaatacacttccaataaaatgagtattggcaatttaaaactggttgtcatttttatgttgaggCGGCGAGGGGTTGTTGTCGGCAGCTGCTGAATGTAACTAATAAAGTAACTTGTAAtctaacttagttacttttaaaatcaagtaatcagtaaagtaactaagttactttttaaaggagTAATCAGTAATCGGATTACTTTTTCAAGGTAACTGTGGCAACACTGTTGAAGACACTATCAAACTGATGCTCTTTATCAGACATGTCCCATTTCTCTCTGTCAAAACTAGCTGCCGTGACCCGGATTCGAACCGGGGTTGCTGCGGCCACAACGCAGAGTACTAACCACTATACGATCACGGCTGGCTATTTCGTCTGACTTCCTCCTTGTAAACAAATCAGTTGGAAACAAAAATATCCCCAGTACTTTTCAAACTGTGTTCATTTTCAGCAAAACCAGGTAAATTAAGCAAAACATTCATCCATAACCAAGCCTACATGTTTTAACGTAACCTTTATTGAACCATTAAAGTCtcacataattaaaaaataagaataataagaataataagaataatattgGCCCATGTTTGTCACACAGCAATAGGAAGGGGTTATAGACAAGCAACATGATAGACATGTTAAAGCAAGCAATTTGAGGAAAATGTGATTATTCCCATCATGAAGATAAAATAATGATTAGAAAACAACCCAATCATATACACATCATACATAAAAACGGTGATAAAATCTTCTTGCTGTTGTTGATTAGTGAATATGTATTGCTCATAACCATATTCtccaatttttttaataacctttACCACTAAACTACTTGTGCtttaattatattatacattttatgtgtACATTTTCTGTTATTCTTTATAGAAGAAGTATATTTTGGAACTATTTTTGTGTGGCTGCATCCATTTTTTTAGTATAAGGTACAATATTATCAGTGTTCATGTGcattcaataaaatatttatttccaaTGATTGCCATTACTCATTACAAAAAATGCCAAGTAACTGCTCTTAGTAATCATGCAGAACTAACAAATATCCCTCTGCACAATGTAGGAAATCTTTTCCTGAATTTATATACATTAAAACACAGCACTGCTCCTGTTAAACTACATCTTTCACATGTCAgaattttacagtgtttgtgtttaacAGTGAGAATAATGTCAATAAAGACTCATGAAGGGTTCTAGCTGCCTGAGGGTAAAATGATTTAACAGCTACCAATTTCTCCCACATAACCTGAGGCCATACAACAGATATAAAAGTGTACAAGTGGTGTTTTTATGCCTCTGCTACTACCTATGAAACATCCTCATTGCTGTGAAACAGCCCGAATCTACACAAGTCACAGTGACATTTAATCCGTGACATTTAACCAGACACTGTTTGTCCTTAGAAGACATCCTCACCTACCTGAATCACTCCTGTGCTTAAGAAGTTCAAGCTCACCTGCCTCTGTAAGTTCAGGCCCGGGACGCTGACCTCAATCTTCACAGAGTCTGAGTATCTCTCAGTGTTTTCTTATCTCACATGTATTACGGCCGCACTCCTTGACCCCCTGCAGTTGGCCTTAACGGGGTGTCCGCTGTGTCAACATGGTCATAATTTGTCCAAGAGACTCCTGTTACCTCAACGACTCTGCCATCAGGATATTATATGTGGAATATACATTAGCTGTAAATTTCGTCACCATCATCTTGAAAGTGCTCTGTGGGCAAATTTCCCAACTGAACATCACTTCATAAATCTCCTGGTGGATACTATTAGGCTTCCTGTATCAACTGTGACCCTACCTGTCTTTGCTGTATCACTGAGAGAGACGCATGTTCTGTCCTTTATCCTTGTCTCTTGCTTCCTGTCTGTCAGATGGCCTACGACCGTTTTGGGCACAGTCAACACTGATTAAAAGGACTTACTAATGCCTCTTAATGATGCAATTAACCTTGACGTGTATTTcatatggtcatttttttcttaacttttggttgtttttctgttCTGCTTTATTGTCTGGTCTTATATGTCAGCAGTTGTATTTGATGTGAcctttttctgtttcctcttgctgtttttaattccTTTAAACAGGTtataaacatttgaaaaagcAACACAACTTTATAAATACAAGATATTTACAGGCAAAGtgacttttttatgtttatgttgggTTGGTCCAATtgcaaaaaataaccaaataaaagtcattataatataatgagagaaataaataatagaataaattaataaagaaaCAGCAGTGGAAAGTATTTAAGCTCATTTACTCAAATATTGCGCTTCAGTTTAGTTTTAAGGTACtttaaatatttccatttcatgttatAACTGACGGTAAtgctgtactttttactccaatgCATTTATGTGACAGATATGGTTATTAGTTATGCtaagatttgtcactttttaaatgtgcttaaGTGGTTAGCAGTTCCTAAGTGTTTCATCTATTCATTCTTTCCAC
This genomic interval from Centropristis striata isolate RG_2023a ecotype Rhode Island chromosome 14, C.striata_1.0, whole genome shotgun sequence contains the following:
- the clptm1l gene encoding lipid scramblase CLPTM1L: MFLKTSFTTLIVGVFVVYVLHTCWVMYGIVYTKPCDSPKGDNCITPFLAENPKLELSIYTALRQNAEGGHTLIHKEENFDVNNKFERIVNVSLPKKTRNNGTLYALIFVHEAGVTPWQDPHQVHWVAQLTTYMVPKPPEISLISGEDQTQGQKEEAQQKKRDGNPAAGGAAGPTSTSDHPVSHWRTRLTLNIVSDHFMFDREYLPSDVHTYLRVFKNGKKVVYLPLLFVDQLSNRVKDLVEINSTSMELPLTISYDSISLGRLRFWIHMQEAVLSLQQFGFTEKDADEIKGIFVDTNLYFLALTFFVAAFHLLFDFLAFKNDISFWKQKKSMVGMSSKAVLWRCFSTIVIFLYLFDEQTSLLVLIPAGIGSIIEVWKVKKAFKIQVFWKGGKPTFLFGKLDESERRTEEYDTLAMKYLSYLLYPLCIGGAVYALIFLRYKSWYSWLINSLVNGVYAFGFLFMLPQLFVNYKLKSVAHLPWKAFMYKAFNTFIDDVFAFIITMPTSHRLACFRDDVVFLIYLYQRWLYPVDKTRVNEYGVSYDEKPKGKSHKD